One Kiritimatiellia bacterium DNA window includes the following coding sequences:
- a CDS encoding tetratricopeptide repeat protein: protein MRQAFSRRWLAAAFLLAAAGGCRTVSTPAVVGNPEGPALAPLSAEGEVQASALAFYSRGLLDERRRDYVSALSNFQAAARLDPANEELVLRVALLLLQQRRVDEAVGVMEESCRVLPDSDKILRWTILVNRAAEHTDRVIELYRDLIRREPADADPYVELTALLVQDKRIDEAIRLLESGRRIVSEPLDLLRLLAGLHAEKAEASTDKREAEDARRAAIRALESAREKAPEDTSILFQLGDLYIADRQIERAVEYFEAVEQEAPDSLAVRQKLAFSFLKLGDKAIETLEKLTRDIPGHPRLFFYLGELYHEKGDAEKALLNFGLAEKAFPDDPTPILRKALILTEDLKQPEAAARTLLEGLETKPEEGPLLEMLAYVYYDMKDYARALELFQRRHELSVKKEGAPGALFYFNFALTSEAADRVDEAAQHLRRAVKLNPAYLQAYLHHAFEQDGNETVARCVRVLEKLARLQPKDPDVYYYTALLQSSRKAYPEALAAFEKAEEFAEDSPFLGRAPDAKFFFWYGAAAERNGEFDRAVKLLEQCLQLDPEYADAYNYLAYMWAEKGTQLDRAEEYVKKALAANPASAAYIDTLGWIYYMRGEYAKALEQLSQAAELLPEDPTILDHLGDALHKLGREDEALPRWQRSFVLDPDNESVAGKLRQRGVELAPLRAEAEVLKKEQKDPPDEPSQE, encoded by the coding sequence ATGCGGCAGGCTTTTTCCAGGCGGTGGCTCGCGGCGGCTTTCCTGCTGGCCGCGGCCGGCGGGTGTCGCACTGTTTCCACACCCGCCGTCGTGGGAAACCCCGAAGGGCCCGCCCTGGCGCCCTTGAGCGCCGAGGGTGAAGTCCAGGCCTCCGCGCTGGCCTTTTACAGCCGGGGGCTGCTGGACGAACGTCGCCGCGACTACGTCTCCGCGTTGAGCAACTTCCAGGCCGCCGCCCGCCTCGACCCGGCCAACGAGGAGTTGGTTCTCCGCGTCGCCCTGCTCCTCCTGCAGCAGCGGCGGGTGGACGAGGCCGTCGGCGTGATGGAGGAGTCCTGCCGCGTCCTCCCCGACTCCGACAAGATCCTGCGCTGGACCATCCTCGTCAACCGCGCCGCCGAGCATACCGACCGGGTGATCGAGCTGTACCGCGACCTGATCCGGCGGGAACCGGCGGACGCCGACCCGTATGTCGAGCTCACCGCCCTGCTCGTCCAGGACAAGCGTATCGACGAAGCCATCCGCCTTCTGGAATCCGGCCGCCGGATCGTATCCGAACCGCTGGACCTTCTTCGGCTGCTGGCCGGCCTGCATGCCGAAAAAGCCGAGGCTTCGACCGACAAGCGGGAGGCCGAGGACGCGCGAAGGGCCGCCATCCGGGCGCTTGAAAGCGCTCGGGAGAAAGCCCCGGAGGATACCTCGATCCTCTTTCAACTGGGCGACCTGTACATCGCCGACCGGCAGATCGAGCGGGCGGTGGAGTATTTCGAGGCCGTCGAGCAGGAAGCGCCGGACAGCCTGGCCGTGCGGCAGAAACTGGCGTTCAGCTTCCTGAAACTGGGCGACAAGGCCATCGAGACCCTGGAGAAGTTGACCCGCGACATCCCCGGGCATCCCCGCCTGTTCTTCTATCTCGGCGAGCTCTACCACGAAAAAGGCGACGCCGAGAAGGCCCTGCTTAACTTCGGCCTGGCGGAAAAGGCCTTTCCCGACGACCCTACCCCGATCCTGCGAAAAGCGCTCATCCTCACCGAGGACCTCAAGCAGCCCGAGGCGGCAGCGCGGACGCTCCTCGAAGGCCTGGAGACCAAGCCCGAGGAGGGCCCCCTGCTGGAGATGCTCGCCTACGTGTACTACGACATGAAGGACTACGCCCGGGCACTGGAGCTCTTCCAGCGCCGCCACGAACTCTCCGTCAAGAAAGAAGGGGCGCCGGGCGCGCTTTTCTATTTCAACTTCGCGCTGACCTCGGAGGCCGCCGACCGTGTCGACGAGGCCGCGCAGCACCTGCGGCGGGCCGTCAAGCTGAACCCGGCCTACCTGCAGGCCTACCTGCACCACGCCTTCGAGCAGGACGGCAACGAGACGGTCGCGCGGTGCGTCCGCGTCCTGGAGAAGCTGGCCCGCCTCCAGCCGAAGGATCCGGACGTGTATTACTACACCGCCCTGCTCCAGAGCTCGCGCAAGGCCTACCCGGAGGCACTGGCGGCCTTCGAGAAGGCGGAGGAATTCGCCGAGGATTCTCCCTTCCTCGGGCGCGCGCCGGACGCGAAGTTCTTTTTCTGGTACGGAGCGGCCGCGGAACGGAACGGGGAATTCGACCGGGCGGTGAAGCTGCTCGAGCAATGCCTCCAGCTGGATCCCGAGTACGCGGACGCGTACAACTACCTCGCCTACATGTGGGCCGAGAAGGGAACGCAACTGGACCGGGCGGAGGAATACGTGAAGAAGGCGCTGGCCGCCAACCCGGCGAGCGCGGCCTACATCGACACCCTCGGCTGGATCTACTACATGCGCGGCGAATACGCGAAGGCCCTGGAACAGTTGAGCCAGGCCGCCGAACTCCTGCCCGAGGACCCCACCATCCTGGACCATCTCGGCGACGCGCTGCACAAACTCGGACGCGAAGACGAGGCCCTGCCCCGCTGGCAGCGGTCGTTCGTGCTCGACCCGGACAACGAGAGCGTCGCCGGGAAGCTCAGGCAGCGCGGCGTGGAACTCGCCCCCCTGCGGGCCGAAGCCGAGGTCCTGAAGAAGGAACAAAAGGACCCGCCGGACGAGCCATCCCAAGAATAA
- a CDS encoding endonuclease III has product MTRRDADLVFRRLARAYGPLPPQRRLLPLDALIQTILSQNTSDINSWRAFRELKRIFRNWPAAAGAPVKDIEHAIRSGGLAHTKAPRIRQVLRLIREREGRLSLARLQQMPTPEARAWLTGLPGVGAKTAACVLLFALDRPVMPVDTHVERVTRRLGWVDAKPPADRIGPALEPFIPETRMRALHLYLVRHGRRTCRALRPRCAACPLRDACRYARDRRAA; this is encoded by the coding sequence ATGACCCGGCGCGACGCGGACCTTGTCTTCCGCCGGCTGGCTCGTGCCTACGGACCCCTGCCCCCGCAGCGCCGGCTGCTTCCGCTCGATGCGCTGATCCAGACCATCCTTTCGCAGAACACCTCCGACATCAATTCCTGGCGCGCCTTCCGTGAGCTGAAAAGGATCTTCCGGAACTGGCCGGCCGCGGCCGGCGCGCCCGTGAAAGACATCGAGCACGCGATCCGGAGCGGCGGCCTGGCGCACACCAAGGCGCCGCGCATCCGGCAGGTGCTGCGCCTCATCCGCGAGCGCGAGGGTCGGTTGAGCCTGGCCCGGCTGCAACAAATGCCCACCCCGGAAGCGCGGGCGTGGCTAACCGGCCTGCCCGGCGTCGGGGCCAAAACGGCGGCCTGCGTGCTCCTGTTTGCCCTGGACCGTCCGGTCATGCCGGTGGATACCCATGTCGAGCGGGTGACGCGGCGGCTGGGCTGGGTGGACGCGAAGCCGCCTGCGGACAGGATCGGACCGGCCCTGGAGCCGTTCATCCCCGAAACCCGGATGCGGGCCCTGCACCTCTACCTGGTTCGTCACGGGCGCCGCACATGCCGCGCCCTGCGTCCGCGCTGTGCCGCCTGCCCGCTCCGGGACGCGTGCCGGTACGCCCGGGACCGGCGCGCAGCATAA
- a CDS encoding ATP phosphoribosyltransferase — MTDKNRKLVLGLPKGSLQEATFLMMKKAGFNVSVGSRSYLPTINDPALEGRLIRAQEISRYVEHGMLDAGITGYDWILENQSDVHVVADLIYAKQGLRPVRWVLAVPEKSRIQSVRDLRGKRIATEAVSLTKQYLRRHKVKADVEFSWGATEAKAPELVDAIVELTETGSSLRAANLRIVDEVLKSTTKLIANRRAWKNPWKRRKIEQLALLLSGALAAETKVLLKLNVHEKNLDQVLAILPALHAPTINSLSSAGWFSVESVVEEPVVREIIPALKEAGAEGIIEIGLNKVVP, encoded by the coding sequence ATGACGGACAAGAACAGGAAACTCGTGCTCGGCCTGCCGAAGGGAAGCCTCCAGGAAGCGACCTTCCTGATGATGAAAAAGGCGGGCTTCAACGTGTCGGTCGGGTCGCGGTCTTACCTGCCGACGATCAACGACCCGGCACTCGAGGGGCGCCTCATCCGCGCCCAGGAGATCAGCCGGTACGTCGAGCACGGCATGCTGGACGCCGGCATCACGGGGTACGACTGGATACTCGAGAACCAGTCGGACGTGCACGTGGTCGCCGACCTGATCTATGCCAAGCAGGGCTTGCGGCCCGTGCGCTGGGTCCTGGCGGTGCCCGAGAAGTCGCGGATCCAGTCCGTCCGGGACCTCCGGGGCAAGCGCATCGCCACGGAGGCCGTTTCGCTCACGAAGCAGTACCTGCGCCGGCACAAGGTCAAGGCCGATGTCGAGTTCAGCTGGGGCGCCACGGAAGCCAAGGCGCCGGAGCTGGTGGATGCCATCGTGGAACTGACCGAAACCGGGTCCTCCCTGCGCGCGGCAAACCTGCGGATCGTGGACGAGGTGCTGAAATCCACCACCAAGCTGATCGCCAACCGCCGGGCATGGAAGAATCCCTGGAAGCGGCGCAAGATCGAGCAGCTCGCGCTGCTGCTCTCGGGCGCCCTCGCCGCGGAGACCAAGGTCCTGCTGAAGCTCAACGTGCACGAGAAGAACCTGGACCAGGTCCTGGCCATCCTCCCCGCCCTGCACGCGCCAACGATCAACAGCTTGAGTTCCGCGGGCTGGTTCTCCGTGGAATCCGTGGTGGAGGAGCCCGTGGTGCGCGAGATCATCCCGGCATTGAAAGAGGCCGGGGCCGAAGGTATTATCGAGATCGGGTTGAACAAGGTGGTGCCCTGA
- a CDS encoding AURKAIP1/COX24 domain-containing protein, which yields MGSVKKKRRKKMAKHKRRKRLRSQRHKKG from the coding sequence ATGGGTTCGGTGAAAAAGAAGCGCCGCAAGAAGATGGCGAAGCACAAACGCCGCAAGCGTCTGCGTTCGCAGCGGCACAAGAAGGGTTGA
- a CDS encoding SDR family oxidoreductase: MDLGIRNRRALVGGASAGLGLASAVALAREGCEVAIVSRSAARLRQAAETFPAGAKVLTIAADLSTAGGVEACLAAADAWGPVDILVNNTGGPPAGRTFDADDDAWRKACDSLLTYVRRMCAHFVPGMRARRWGRIVTITSLTVKEPAANLVLSNVFRTAVTAYLKGLAREVAADGITVNTVLPGAYRTARYDQLIENTMRQTGGNREQVTQEILARLPQGRFQNPEELGDLVAFLASDRAAAITGAAVPVEGGMLQGLF, translated from the coding sequence ATGGACTTGGGCATACGGAATCGCAGGGCGCTGGTCGGCGGCGCGAGCGCCGGCTTGGGCCTGGCCTCGGCTGTCGCGCTCGCGCGGGAGGGCTGCGAGGTGGCCATTGTGTCGCGGTCGGCCGCGCGGCTCCGACAGGCCGCGGAGACCTTCCCCGCCGGCGCGAAGGTCTTGACCATCGCGGCGGATCTCTCCACGGCCGGCGGCGTGGAAGCGTGCCTGGCGGCTGCGGACGCCTGGGGCCCGGTGGACATCCTGGTCAACAACACCGGCGGCCCGCCGGCGGGCCGGACCTTCGACGCGGACGACGACGCCTGGCGTAAAGCCTGTGACTCGCTCCTGACGTACGTCCGTCGCATGTGCGCCCATTTCGTCCCGGGCATGCGCGCGCGGCGCTGGGGCCGGATCGTCACGATCACCTCCCTGACGGTGAAAGAGCCGGCGGCGAACCTGGTCCTGAGCAATGTTTTCCGTACCGCCGTGACCGCCTATCTCAAGGGGCTCGCCCGCGAGGTGGCCGCCGACGGCATCACGGTCAACACCGTCCTGCCCGGCGCGTACCGGACCGCGCGATATGACCAGTTGATTGAAAACACCATGCGGCAGACCGGCGGGAATCGCGAGCAGGTGACGCAGGAAATCCTCGCCCGGCTCCCGCAGGGCCGCTTCCAGAACCCCGAAGAGCTCGGCGACCTGGTGGCGTTCCTGGCCTCGGACCGCGCGGCCGCCATCACCGGCGCCGCTGTGCCGGTGGAGGGCGGGATGCTGCAGGGCTTGTTTTGA